TTATGAAGACAGATATCAAGTGAAAAGGTAAATACCAtaatattgaaagaaaaaaagaaaaagaaagccacACATAGAACATAACTTTATAAGGGTGGCTTCACAGAGGTTCTAGGTATTAGAAGGAGATAAATGGGAGAAAAGATTGACTTAATGGGGAAACAAGAGGAACATATGGAAAGAAGCTTGAACATTTAAATTACAGTAAAACAACTCTTTCTAAACTTTAAGTCATTTTGAAGGACAAGAAAGCATGGTGGACTGGCAACAAGAAATGGAATGATAAATAGACATCAAGattctgtttattttattttattttatttttatatgtaattttattattattattattattattattattattattttctctttctctttgtggCTCCTAGGCATAAGTATAAGCCTATTAAGGTGAATGCCCATGGATTACCCGACAACTGATTCTGGTAGGTGGGGTCAATTTAGAGGTGAGTCCAAAGGGCTCTTCCTTTTAAAGGTTTTCTACGTTAtcaaataaataagtaaaattcCTCTTTCTCCTTGTATCTTTATTCAGTTGGATAAAAGAGGCCCTGAGTTTCCATTTTCAAGGATTATCTCAAATATATGTTCATTATGCCATAGACAAGAAGATATGGTATGGTGTTGTCAGAATGTGTTTCTTTGATATATTTGTTGAAGATTAGAGACAGTACAAAAGGTGACATCATGCGCAAGCAGAAAAGCAGAAGGGAGAAACTTTAAGGTGTACATTGAATCTATCTCAATTCAATCTTTTATCGCAAATACTAAAAGCAGTAGCGAGATGTAACAATACCATATGCCATTTTTGTGGTCAATGGATATGTATTcaacatattttgtttaaagATAAACTCAATAGATTAAAAAGGATGGGACTTGGGAGAGGTGGGGGTGGCATGATCAATCTTTTTATACTAAAGATGTGTAACAACATTTAAGAAAATTCAAGTATTAGAGAAAGTGCAAAGGTGTACTGACATTGGCAGGATTCATGGAAGGCCCGGTGTAATTAGAGCCAGCAAGCATTAATGCTACGGTGGCCACGGCAAGCAACCACGTCTTCACAAAGGAACTACGAGGACCCCTGAGTGCAATTATAAGGACAGCAAAACTAATGAGGAAAGTCAAGACTCCCTCAGCAAGAGCTCCAGTTTGCAAATCAACTTTGAGAGAAGGCCCACCAAGCATGTGCTTGTACTCCTTCGGCATCACCTCCTTGATTGCCAAGGCACCACCCACAGCTCCCGCTGCCTGTCCAGTGTCCACCACCCAAaaacaacagcaacagcaatTCAGTCAATAGATGTTTCCAACGTACACAAATACTATTCTATTTctattaacaaagaaaaagaataaggaCCTGAGCAGGGAAGCGGAGGGCCATGGAGAAGAGAGTGTCGGGGCCGTGACCGGCGGCATATAAGGAGGCAGTGGCGGTGGGATTGAAGCTGGCGCCACCCAAGGCATCCCCAATGAAGTTGAAGATGAAGACGAGAACAAAGATGATGGAGGTGGTGATTAAGACAGAAGGCCAGACGAGGGTTTCTAAACCGAGAGCTGTGGCTATCAGCGCAGTCATTGCACCCATGGTTGATGAGAGAAATACCCACATGAATGTCAGTATTGCGTCCCCGATTGCCGCCTTTATCGCACCCATCTCCTTCACTCCCTAATTTGTGTTTTGTCCTTTTGGCAgtggcaaaagaaaaaagactggCGGCAGACACCACAAAGCCACCAAAACACTTTTAGCTCCCTCTCTGTCTCTGAGTCTGAGTCTGACTgactctctcttctttctctcttatcCTTATCTAATTTTTCTAAATACTAATACGAGGAGTGATTTACCTAACTCTTTTGCTAAATAATTGGGAGAAAGTACCAGATT
The DNA window shown above is from Quercus lobata isolate SW786 chromosome 7, ValleyOak3.0 Primary Assembly, whole genome shotgun sequence and carries:
- the LOC115954283 gene encoding aquaporin SIP1-1-like, yielding MGAIKAAIGDAILTFMWVFLSSTMGAMTALIATALGLETLVWPSVLITTSIIFVLVFIFNFIGDALGGASFNPTATASLYAAGHGPDTLFSMALRFPAQAAGAVGGALAIKEVMPKEYKHMLGGPSLKVDLQTGALAEGVLTFLISFAVLIIALRGPRSSFVKTWLLAVATVALMLAGSNYTGPSMNPANAFGWAYVDSWHDTWEQFYVYWICPFLGAILAAWVFRVFFPPQPQVKKQKKA